One window from the genome of Dermacentor silvarum isolate Dsil-2018 chromosome 7, BIME_Dsil_1.4, whole genome shotgun sequence encodes:
- the LOC119458373 gene encoding AB hydrolase superfamily protein YfhM produces the protein MVAAPLAKIMIVAIGTSMWVWMQAYVKIQVVLHGKSILTPKARTEPPELRNDTFGRHEYANLTNITIHYVTKGCEDTRPDRPMLLMLHGFLDFWYIWNRQIPVLGEQFCVVAPDLRGYGLTTKPKNPEDYMMTNVIEDLREFIQILTMATKRDIILVGHDWGGMAALCFATMHEKLIDGLIIINGVHPMAFYKQQERSLGQIRKSWYMRPFQHPDIPEKYIMMKDFAVFEKMHKGFTLEEEEAHKYMFSQNGSLTGALNYYRAFNKDQDQLKKLPYRKINVTTVILWAVKDQFLTPRIATYNQKWLKNSKVVYYTRASHWVLRECPTEVNDHIRNFAMDEWEDVAPEERSLQAWKPSDNPCAVSMKAGKKKKPPSFAFLPPNAFVPNFAQ, from the exons TGCACCGCTTGCAAAAATAATGATCGTTGCCATCGGAACTAGCATGTGGGTGTGGATGCAAGCTTACGTCAAGATTCAAGTCGTTTTGCACGGGAAATCTATCCTCACGCCTAAAGCTCGGACGGAACCACCAGAGTTAAGGAATGACACGTTTGGAAGGCATGAATACGCAAACCTGACA AACATTACAATTCATTACGTGACTAAAGGCTGTGAAGACACTCGTCCAGACCGTCCTATGCTGCTTATGCTACATGGATTCTTGGATTTCTGGTACATTTGGAACAGGCAGATACCAGTCCTCGGGGAACAATTCTG CGTCGTGGCTCCAGATTTGCGTGGATATGGCCTTACTACGAAGCCCAAAAACCCAGAAGACTACATGATGACAAATGTGATAGAAGATCTGAGAGAATTCATCCAAATTTTGA CGATGGCGACCAAGAGAGATATTATCCTTGTCGGACACGACTGGGGTGGAATGGCTGCCTTGTGCTTCGCAACCATGCATGAAAAGTTAATAGACGGTCTCATCATCATCAATGGAGTGCATCCAATGGCCTTTTATAAGCAGCAGGAGCGAAGCCTGGGACAAATAAGGAAGAGCTG GTATATGCGGCCATTTCAGCACCCTGATATCCCTGAGAAGTACATCATGATGAAGGATTTCGCTGTCTTTGAGAAGATGCACAAAGGATTCACCTTAGAGGAGGAAGAGGCCCACAAGTACATGTTCTCCCAAAACG GCTCGCTAACTGGTGCCCTGAACTACTATCGAGCCTTCAACAAAGACCAAGACCAACTAAAGAAACTACCGTATCGCAAGATCAACGTCACCACCGTTATTCTATGGGCAGTGAAAGACCAATTTCTCACCCCACGTATTGCGACGTACAATCAAAAGTGGCTGAAAAATTCAAAGGTGGTGTACTACACGCGGGCAAGTCACTGGGTGCTCCGGGAGTGCCCCACGGAGGTCAACGACCACATTCGGAACTTCGCGATGGACGAATGGGAGGATGTAGCGCCAGAGGAGAGGAGCCTGCAGGCATGGAAACCAAGTGACAACCCATGTGCCGTGTCCATGAAAgcgggaaagaagaaaaaaccaCCTTCGTTTGCGTTTCTTCCACCCAACGCATTCGTTCCCAATTTCGCCCAATAA